The Planctomycetia bacterium genome has a segment encoding these proteins:
- a CDS encoding alpha/beta fold hydrolase: protein MLTHKLKRAAAVYLLAVGVASFARAQTVELLDHTDLSYFIDDEDVARPVQIADDWQQRRRAILKSLQEVMGPLPDPQPGAPLDAQTIEEVAMPKYVRRKITYVPESGDRVPAYLLLPRGEPRRRPAMLCLHQTTDIGKGEPAGLGGLGTLHYAHELAERGFVCLVPDYPSFGDYPYDFNRADEPYVSGSMKAIWNNIRGVDLLVEMPEVDAERIGVIGHSLGGHNAIFTAVFDERLKAVVTSCGFTGFQHYYGGNLQGWTSDRYMPRIREQYGNDPRRVPFDFHELIAAIAPRSVFVSAPLRDDNFELQGVREVVAAASVIYRLHGAEAKLHAEYPDAPHEFPTPVREQVYEWLLQELGAAPGN, encoded by the coding sequence ATGCTAACGCACAAACTCAAACGCGCAGCGGCCGTGTATCTGCTGGCTGTCGGTGTCGCTTCTTTCGCCCGTGCGCAAACCGTCGAGTTGCTCGATCACACTGATCTTTCGTACTTCATCGACGACGAAGACGTTGCGCGCCCCGTTCAAATTGCGGACGATTGGCAGCAACGTCGCCGGGCGATCTTGAAGTCGTTGCAAGAAGTAATGGGACCGCTGCCGGATCCGCAACCGGGCGCGCCGCTCGATGCGCAGACCATCGAGGAAGTCGCCATGCCCAAGTATGTGCGGCGAAAAATCACTTACGTGCCGGAGTCGGGCGATCGTGTGCCGGCATATCTTCTATTGCCGCGTGGCGAGCCGCGGCGGCGACCGGCGATGCTTTGTCTTCATCAAACCACGGACATCGGCAAAGGAGAGCCGGCAGGGCTGGGTGGGCTCGGCACACTCCACTACGCCCATGAACTAGCGGAACGAGGCTTTGTTTGCCTCGTACCGGACTACCCGTCGTTCGGCGACTATCCTTACGACTTCAATCGCGCCGACGAGCCTTACGTCAGCGGCTCGATGAAGGCGATTTGGAACAACATCCGCGGCGTCGATCTGCTCGTGGAAATGCCGGAGGTTGACGCCGAACGGATTGGCGTGATCGGGCATTCGCTCGGCGGGCACAATGCGATCTTCACGGCGGTCTTCGATGAACGCCTGAAAGCAGTCGTCACGAGCTGCGGGTTCACTGGTTTTCAGCACTACTACGGCGGCAACCTGCAGGGCTGGACCAGCGACCGCTACATGCCTCGAATTCGCGAGCAGTACGGCAACGATCCGCGCCGCGTGCCATTTGATTTTCATGAGTTGATCGCCGCGATCGCGCCGCGATCCGTGTTCGTGTCCGCGCCGTTGCGCGACGATAACTTCGAGTTGCAGGGAGTGCGCGAGGTCGTCGCCGCGGCCTCCGTGATTTACCGGCTGCATGGCGCCGAAGCAAAGTTGCACGCCGAATATCCCGACGCGCCGCACGAGTTCCCGACGCCGGTCCGCGAACAAGTGTACGAATGGCTGCTACAGGAATTGGGCGCAGCCCCGGGCAACTGA
- a CDS encoding phage major capsid protein, translating into MAVSTGKQLMKCHDLRAATLQKMQSVYDQAESDKRASLTVEEVRDFDDCEAVIDALDVQIRELKIKQEEEKRMPTAPNPAAETWEQTAAREGEDAANERYHRALPRKLLDAEGREYRALTPQHRMADIYTRDVSVRDSNLSLGRMLKGSITGDWRGADAERRAMGEGSNNLGGYLVPDALWSQVLDAARAKSAYVQAGAITVPMETETLAMPRIDADPTFAFKGENDAFSESTVGFGLVNLVSRTFGTIVKVSEELLMDAPMAADAIEQSLIRGLATALDSAALIGLSPGMSGLIQNSTIVTAQTGSVGAIDWLDLHTAAVAVRSNNHEPTAYVCDPVIAGDLDAIVSGDGTTSARLWLGPPPSIAGISRFTTTTMPTSSIIMGDFSFAVLGVRMQPRIEISRVADDAFERFQAAIRIVWRGDTAVLRPSAFHLLAGITT; encoded by the coding sequence ATGGCCGTTTCGACTGGCAAGCAATTGATGAAGTGCCACGACTTGCGAGCGGCGACGCTCCAAAAAATGCAATCCGTTTACGACCAGGCGGAGAGCGACAAGCGTGCATCGTTGACCGTCGAAGAGGTCCGCGACTTTGACGACTGCGAGGCGGTTATCGACGCCCTCGACGTGCAGATTCGTGAACTGAAAATCAAGCAAGAAGAGGAAAAGCGTATGCCAACTGCACCTAATCCCGCCGCCGAGACCTGGGAGCAAACCGCCGCCCGAGAAGGCGAGGATGCCGCGAACGAACGGTATCATCGCGCCTTGCCACGGAAACTACTCGACGCGGAGGGGCGCGAGTATCGGGCGCTCACTCCACAACATCGCATGGCGGACATCTACACGCGTGACGTGTCGGTCCGCGATAGCAACTTGTCCCTTGGGCGGATGTTGAAGGGTAGCATCACGGGCGACTGGCGCGGCGCTGACGCCGAACGCCGGGCGATGGGTGAAGGCAGCAACAACTTGGGCGGCTATCTCGTGCCGGATGCGTTGTGGAGCCAAGTGCTCGACGCGGCCCGTGCGAAGTCGGCCTACGTTCAAGCTGGTGCCATCACGGTGCCAATGGAAACCGAAACGCTGGCGATGCCGCGCATTGACGCCGACCCGACGTTCGCGTTCAAGGGCGAGAATGACGCGTTCAGCGAAAGCACCGTCGGATTCGGTTTGGTGAATCTCGTAAGTCGCACGTTTGGCACGATCGTCAAGGTGTCCGAAGAATTGTTGATGGACGCGCCGATGGCGGCCGACGCGATTGAGCAAAGCTTGATTCGTGGTTTGGCGACGGCGCTGGACTCGGCGGCCCTGATTGGCTTGTCGCCGGGTATGTCGGGACTGATTCAGAACTCGACGATCGTGACAGCGCAAACGGGCAGCGTTGGTGCCATCGATTGGTTGGACCTGCACACTGCGGCCGTGGCCGTTCGCAGCAACAACCATGAGCCGACGGCCTATGTGTGCGATCCGGTGATTGCCGGAGACCTCGACGCGATCGTCAGCGGCGACGGCACTACCTCCGCTCGCCTCTGGTTAGGACCGCCACCGAGCATTGCCGGCATTTCGCGATTCACGACCACGACGATGCCGACGTCGAGCATCATCATGGGCGACTTCTCGTTTGCCGTGCTGGGCGTGAGGATGCAGCCGCGAATCGAAATCTCGCGCGTTGCTGACGATGCGTTTGAGCGGTTCCAAGCGGCGATTCGCATCGTGTGGCGCGGCGATACGGCCGTGTTGCGACCGAGCGCGTTTCACTTGCTCGCCGGCATCACCACCTAA
- a CDS encoding SpoIIE family protein phosphatase encodes MAVLQLLKGQTPGQIFALERESSVLGRHPDCDIVLDVQAVSRQHAKILRSGADFYVEDMESRNGTFVNGEKIEARRLLRDNDRLKICNLLFTFRLYPPGMSDSSRALLVDDEGPVRSSTMTSQVDVGNPRTPARMSVNPELKLRAMLEITQSLSKAFDLEEVLPKILQTLGHIFVQADRGFVVLRSEPSNMLIPAAVWHRRGDDQETIRISRTIVNQVMTDKLAILSADAASDDRFDTSQSIADFRIRSMMCAPLLDSDGKAQGVIQIDTLDQRSRFQQDDLDLLASVAWQAALAIENAQNHEQLLTQRALERDLVLAHQVQQALLPDQVPVLPGYQFFSFYEPANQVGGDYYGYIPMPGGRLAVVIADVAGKGISAALLMAKLSAEVGYLLATEATPADALNRLNVSFVRVLNDRFVTMAIVVIDPARHEVTIVNAGHMAPLLCKPGGQVVDLGEDTKGIPIGIEEDHRYEQCVIPLSLGDTVTIYTDGISEAMNGDLQQYGIDRIVKDLCKRSERDTVDKLAGSVLEDVKRFVGDQDQSDDMCLVCFGRC; translated from the coding sequence ATGGCCGTATTGCAACTTCTCAAAGGGCAGACGCCTGGCCAGATCTTCGCTCTGGAGCGGGAATCGTCCGTATTGGGCCGGCACCCGGATTGCGACATCGTGCTCGATGTCCAAGCCGTGAGCCGCCAGCATGCGAAGATTCTGCGCTCCGGCGCCGATTTCTACGTCGAGGACATGGAGAGCCGCAACGGCACGTTCGTCAACGGCGAGAAGATCGAGGCGCGCCGACTGTTGCGGGATAACGATCGTCTGAAGATCTGCAATCTGCTGTTCACGTTCCGACTTTATCCGCCGGGAATGAGTGACAGTTCCCGGGCGCTGCTGGTCGACGACGAGGGGCCGGTTCGCAGTTCCACGATGACGTCGCAGGTGGACGTCGGCAATCCGCGCACGCCGGCGCGGATGTCGGTCAATCCGGAGCTCAAGCTGCGGGCGATGCTGGAGATCACGCAAAGCCTGTCCAAAGCGTTCGACCTGGAAGAAGTGCTGCCGAAGATTCTGCAAACGCTCGGCCACATCTTCGTGCAGGCCGACCGCGGTTTCGTGGTGTTGCGTTCCGAACCCAGCAATATGTTGATCCCCGCGGCCGTATGGCATCGGCGCGGCGATGATCAGGAGACGATCCGTATCAGCCGCACCATCGTCAACCAGGTGATGACGGACAAGCTGGCGATTTTGTCCGCTGACGCGGCGAGCGACGACCGTTTCGATACCAGCCAAAGCATCGCCGACTTTCGCATTCGTTCGATGATGTGCGCGCCGTTGTTGGACAGCGACGGCAAAGCGCAGGGCGTGATTCAAATCGATACGCTCGACCAGCGGAGCCGCTTCCAGCAGGACGATCTCGATCTGCTGGCCAGCGTCGCCTGGCAGGCGGCGCTCGCGATCGAGAACGCGCAAAACCACGAACAATTGCTCACGCAACGTGCGTTGGAGCGCGATCTGGTCCTCGCCCACCAGGTGCAGCAAGCACTGTTGCCGGACCAGGTGCCCGTGCTGCCGGGGTATCAGTTCTTCAGTTTCTATGAGCCGGCCAACCAGGTCGGCGGCGACTACTACGGCTATATTCCGATGCCCGGCGGGCGACTTGCCGTGGTGATCGCCGACGTGGCGGGCAAGGGCATCTCGGCCGCATTGCTGATGGCCAAGCTTTCGGCCGAGGTTGGTTATTTGCTGGCCACCGAGGCCACGCCCGCCGACGCGCTCAATCGGCTGAACGTGAGTTTCGTCCGCGTCTTGAACGATCGCTTTGTCACCATGGCGATTGTGGTCATCGACCCCGCGCGGCACGAGGTGACCATTGTCAACGCCGGCCACATGGCGCCGCTGTTGTGCAAGCCGGGCGGACAAGTCGTCGACCTGGGCGAAGACACCAAGGGAATACCGATCGGCATCGAAGAAGACCATCGCTACGAGCAGTGCGTGATTCCGCTCTCGCTCGGCGATACGGTCACGATCTATACCGACGGCATTAGCGAAGCCATGAACGGCGACTTGCAGCAATACGGCATTGATCGCATCGTGAAGGATCTTTGCAAGCGATCGGAGCGCGACACGGTCGACAAGCTCGCCGGCAGCGTGCTTGAGGACGTGAAACGCTTCGTCGGCGACCAAGATCAAAGCGACGACATGTGCCTGGTGTGCTTCGGGCGATGCTAA